A window of the Tropheryma whipplei str. Twist genome harbors these coding sequences:
- a CDS encoding 16S rRNA (uracil(1498)-N(3))-methyltransferase, with amino-acid sequence MSGFFIAENLSELSEGDTVFLSDREQRHACLSRRIRVGEEIGLTDTMGRTANARVTVSSQPGTITARIMNLTLHKPNRVTVSLLQALCRRASAESAVRSAVELGVDRIVPWKSDRSFNSSSRRWSSIAREAAKQSRRAWFPVVKADIPSERLVEEIGDSLAIILDPGSNTRLSSLGNLFLQRKSVFLLIGPEGGITREEISTIPGICCSLGIETLKSSTASVAALSLVNFFLGRW; translated from the coding sequence ATGAGCGGATTTTTTATTGCTGAGAACCTTTCTGAGCTATCAGAAGGTGACACGGTTTTTCTATCAGATAGGGAACAGAGGCATGCCTGTCTTTCGCGAAGAATAAGAGTTGGCGAGGAAATTGGTCTAACAGACACAATGGGTCGCACAGCGAATGCCCGGGTCACTGTGTCAAGCCAGCCAGGAACCATTACCGCAAGGATAATGAATCTTACTCTTCATAAGCCCAATCGCGTCACTGTTTCCTTGCTTCAAGCTCTGTGCAGACGCGCAAGCGCAGAATCTGCTGTGCGGAGCGCTGTTGAGCTCGGTGTTGACAGGATAGTGCCCTGGAAATCAGATCGAAGTTTCAATTCATCGAGTCGCAGGTGGTCGAGTATTGCACGTGAGGCTGCCAAGCAGTCACGGCGTGCATGGTTTCCCGTTGTGAAGGCTGATATACCATCAGAACGGCTTGTCGAAGAAATTGGAGACTCTCTTGCCATCATTTTAGATCCAGGATCCAATACAAGACTTAGCTCTCTCGGGAATTTGTTTCTACAGAGAAAATCAGTTTTTCTTCTAATTGGCCCTGAAGGTGGGATTACCAGGGAAGAGATTTCCACAATACCGGGAATTTGCTGTAGCTTGGGAATTGAGACTCTTAAATCCTCCACAGCGAGTGTTGCGGCCTTGTCGCTTGTTAATTTTTTCCTGGGGCGATGGTAA
- a CDS encoding isoprenyl transferase encodes MEIFSVDWTGQTPPHIPRKSLPRHVAVVMDGNGRWANQRNLPRIEGHKAGESALIDVVAGAVQVGVPYLSLYVFSTENWLRAPDEVRFLLRFTRDVIARRRELFAHWGVRVRWSGVPNRLGKVLVKELRDTEEITKKNTAMNLNVCLNYGSRQEIVNAIKSIVSDVNSGLISAKSVNEKIISRRMYMPDFPDVDLFLRSSGENRMSNFMLWQSAYAELIFMSKLWPDFRRDDFWAALRAYSGRSRRFGR; translated from the coding sequence GTGGAGATATTTTCAGTCGACTGGACGGGTCAAACTCCGCCGCATATCCCGAGGAAATCTTTGCCAAGACATGTTGCGGTTGTTATGGATGGAAATGGGCGCTGGGCTAATCAGCGTAATTTGCCGCGTATTGAGGGGCATAAAGCCGGCGAAAGCGCTTTGATTGATGTTGTGGCCGGGGCTGTTCAGGTTGGTGTACCGTATTTATCTCTGTATGTATTTTCAACAGAAAACTGGCTTAGGGCACCTGATGAAGTTCGGTTTCTGTTAAGATTTACGCGCGATGTAATTGCTCGGCGTCGTGAACTTTTTGCTCATTGGGGTGTTAGGGTGCGCTGGTCTGGCGTACCAAATAGGCTTGGTAAAGTTCTTGTCAAAGAATTGAGGGATACGGAGGAAATTACCAAGAAAAACACTGCTATGAATCTGAATGTGTGCCTCAATTACGGTTCGAGACAGGAAATTGTAAATGCTATAAAAAGCATTGTAAGTGATGTAAATAGTGGTCTCATCTCTGCTAAGTCAGTTAACGAAAAAATCATCTCTAGGAGAATGTACATGCCTGATTTTCCAGATGTTGATTTATTCCTGCGATCTTCCGGTGAAAATAGGATGAGTAACTTTATGCTCTGGCAGTCTGCATATGCAGAGCTTATCTTTATGTCAAAACTTTGGCCAGATTTTAGACGTGACGATTTCTGGGCTGCATTGCGTGCCTACTCGGGCAGAAGTCGTAGGTTTGGCAGATAG
- the lepA gene encoding translation elongation factor 4 — MTDRVLPEQIRNFGIIAHVDHGKSTLADRILQLTGAVSDRDMREQYLDRLYIERERGITIKSQAVTLQWDCDATQYVLNMVDTPGHVDFTYEVSRSLAACEAAVILVDATQGVEAQTLANLHLAIENNLLIIPVLSKVDLPSADVEGATLELSEVLECRVEDVMHVSGKTGYGVKELLDLIVRKAPPPKGDVTSAPRALIFDSIYDSYRGVVTYVKMCDGTIRVGDKIRMMSTGAEHTLLEVGVSNPEPQSRHSLSVGEVGYFITGVKDVRKSRVGDTITTDTHTATVPLPGYSNPKPMVFSGIYPLNGNEYSALREGLDRLKLSDASIVYTPETSAALGFGFRCGFLGLLHMEIVSERLNREFGLATISTAPSVAYEITPDGEKTLVVMNPSDFPSGKIKEIKEPTVKVSILSPKEYIGSIMELCQARRGVMQGIEYFGSVRAELIYVMPLAEIVFDFFDSLKSRTKGYASFDYNPEGSQPADLVKVDILLQGNKVDAFSAIVHSSKAYSYGSSISKRLSELIPRQQFEVPIQAAIGSRVVARETIRAVRKDVVAKCYGGDITRKRKLLEKQKQGKARMKLIGRVEVPQEVFVATLSSYK; from the coding sequence ATGACTGATAGGGTTCTGCCTGAGCAAATACGTAATTTTGGGATTATTGCGCATGTAGATCACGGTAAATCAACTCTTGCCGACCGCATACTTCAACTAACTGGCGCGGTTTCTGATCGGGATATGCGTGAACAGTATCTTGACCGGCTTTATATAGAGCGCGAGCGGGGCATAACCATAAAAAGCCAGGCTGTTACGCTGCAGTGGGATTGCGATGCGACGCAATATGTCTTGAACATGGTTGACACCCCCGGACATGTTGATTTTACATATGAAGTCTCTCGTTCTTTGGCCGCGTGTGAAGCGGCTGTTATTCTCGTCGATGCCACCCAAGGGGTTGAAGCGCAAACCTTGGCCAATCTTCATCTTGCAATTGAGAATAATCTCTTGATAATACCCGTTTTGAGCAAAGTTGATCTGCCTTCTGCCGACGTCGAAGGGGCAACGCTGGAGCTGTCAGAGGTTTTGGAATGTCGAGTAGAAGACGTAATGCATGTATCGGGTAAAACAGGTTATGGCGTAAAAGAACTACTTGATCTAATTGTCAGAAAAGCTCCGCCCCCGAAAGGGGATGTTACCTCTGCCCCTCGCGCGCTTATCTTTGATTCTATCTATGACTCGTACAGAGGGGTTGTAACGTATGTAAAAATGTGCGATGGAACGATACGTGTCGGTGACAAAATAAGAATGATGTCGACAGGCGCTGAGCATACCTTATTGGAAGTGGGTGTTTCTAACCCCGAACCGCAATCGCGCCACAGTCTCTCAGTTGGTGAAGTCGGTTATTTCATAACAGGCGTCAAAGACGTCAGGAAATCCAGGGTTGGGGATACAATTACAACCGATACTCACACAGCTACAGTACCTTTGCCAGGCTACTCAAATCCCAAGCCGATGGTGTTCTCAGGTATTTACCCGCTTAACGGAAACGAGTACTCTGCGCTTCGCGAAGGGCTTGACAGATTAAAACTCTCTGACGCATCGATTGTGTACACTCCAGAGACATCTGCTGCTCTTGGCTTTGGTTTTAGATGCGGATTCTTGGGTCTCTTGCACATGGAGATAGTAAGTGAAAGACTTAACCGTGAATTTGGTCTTGCGACGATTTCAACGGCCCCCAGTGTCGCTTACGAAATCACTCCTGATGGTGAAAAAACTTTGGTCGTTATGAACCCTAGTGACTTTCCGTCTGGCAAAATAAAAGAAATAAAAGAGCCAACCGTCAAGGTGTCCATATTGTCTCCAAAGGAGTACATCGGTTCGATTATGGAACTCTGTCAAGCACGACGTGGTGTTATGCAGGGTATTGAGTACTTTGGCTCAGTAAGAGCTGAACTTATTTACGTCATGCCCCTCGCTGAAATAGTGTTTGACTTTTTTGACAGTTTAAAGAGTAGGACAAAAGGGTACGCTAGCTTTGACTATAATCCTGAAGGCAGTCAGCCCGCCGACCTGGTAAAAGTTGATATCCTATTGCAAGGAAACAAGGTAGACGCATTTAGTGCAATAGTCCACAGCAGTAAGGCGTACTCTTATGGGTCCAGTATTTCAAAGCGCTTGAGTGAGCTTATTCCACGACAACAGTTTGAGGTGCCTATTCAGGCCGCGATTGGATCCAGAGTTGTAGCGCGTGAAACCATTCGTGCTGTTAGAAAGGATGTTGTGGCCAAGTGTTACGGTGGTGACATTACTAGAAAACGCAAGTTGCTTGAAAAGCAGAAGCAGGGCAAGGCCCGCATGAAGCTGATTGGCAGGGTCGAGGTTCCGCAGGAGGTATTTGTTGCAACGCTTTCATCGTACAAATAA
- the rpsT gene encoding 30S ribosomal protein S20, whose protein sequence is MANIKSQIKRNRTNENNRLRNKAVKSELKTLIRLVKRAARDNDLPRAEDALRRASLKLDRAVSKGVIHPNQAANRKSGIAKLVVATRLRNSTAGE, encoded by the coding sequence GTGGCTAATATAAAGTCTCAGATAAAAAGGAACCGGACAAACGAGAATAACCGCTTGCGAAACAAGGCGGTCAAGAGTGAGCTCAAGACACTTATCCGCCTGGTCAAGCGTGCGGCGCGCGATAATGATTTGCCAAGGGCGGAAGATGCCCTCAGACGTGCTTCTTTGAAGCTTGATAGAGCCGTTAGCAAAGGCGTTATACACCCCAATCAGGCGGCCAACAGGAAGTCTGGCATAGCAAAACTTGTTGTGGCAACTCGCCTGAGAAACTCGACTGCCGGAGAGTAA
- the era gene encoding GTPase Era, which produces MVVSRSPGGYRSGIITLVGRPNVGKSTLINSLVGEHLSITSDKPQTTRRIIRGVISRMNAQIAITDTPGIHKPKTPFGKGLNEMTTCALSASDSIGICLPVNQKIGSGDRFILDKVEAIGPYKKIAIVTKIDRVEKRDLLLKLSEISDLGCNFAAVVPVSAKRAVQIDLLKDVFFENCLNFSEKLFFDHEKPSVSDQISELIREKALCLLEQEIPHSLLVEVEEILTDSNRVFIHANLYVERNSQKMIVLGKGGRTIKNISITSRLAIESFLGKKVYLRLIVKVVKNWQKSESFLGKIYLS; this is translated from the coding sequence TTGGTCGTATCTAGATCCCCCGGAGGCTATAGATCGGGGATAATTACACTCGTTGGCAGGCCAAATGTTGGAAAGTCGACGCTTATAAATTCTCTTGTTGGAGAACATCTTTCGATAACCAGTGATAAGCCACAAACTACAAGAAGAATTATCCGCGGTGTTATAAGCAGGATGAATGCACAAATTGCAATAACAGATACACCGGGGATTCATAAACCGAAAACCCCATTCGGTAAAGGTTTGAATGAAATGACCACTTGTGCTCTGTCTGCCTCCGACTCAATTGGTATATGCCTCCCGGTAAATCAAAAAATAGGCTCGGGGGACAGGTTCATCCTGGATAAAGTTGAGGCCATTGGGCCATATAAAAAAATTGCAATTGTAACAAAAATTGACCGCGTAGAAAAGCGTGATTTGTTGCTAAAGTTATCCGAAATATCTGACCTTGGGTGTAATTTTGCCGCCGTTGTTCCAGTTTCTGCAAAACGGGCGGTTCAGATTGATTTATTGAAAGATGTCTTTTTCGAGAATTGCCTCAATTTTTCTGAAAAGCTATTTTTTGATCATGAAAAGCCTTCCGTGTCTGATCAGATATCTGAGCTAATTCGTGAAAAAGCACTTTGTCTATTGGAGCAAGAGATTCCCCACTCATTGCTTGTAGAGGTTGAAGAGATTTTGACGGATAGCAATAGGGTTTTTATTCATGCCAATTTGTATGTTGAAAGAAACAGTCAAAAAATGATTGTTTTAGGCAAGGGTGGCAGAACAATTAAAAACATATCAATTACTTCGCGGTTAGCCATTGAATCATTTCTTGGCAAAAAGGTATATCTACGTCTTATTGTGAAGGTTGTGAAGAACTGGCAAAAAAGTGAGTCATTTCTTGGCAAGATTTACCTTTCCTGA
- a CDS encoding DUF1990 family protein codes for MLQRFHRTNKRGGLMSRASAKSFRFAPAQYPCVGVTDCLGSPKYVPSGYRLVEASVSLGSGDKRFFSSRELLMCWKVHRLAGLNVRVLDPGEVDCLGGSPILRDKERILDESGFDFARPGCIVALRSGLRRVRSVMRVVYAVSDVNRVALILASIVGHGLHLEEGFFIEKHPDSSVRFTVRILRRASCVSWITMNASKHLVSRYLRVLDPTWAL; via the coding sequence TTGTTGCAACGCTTTCATCGTACAAATAAACGTGGTGGCCTTATGTCACGGGCCTCGGCTAAATCATTTAGATTTGCGCCCGCACAGTATCCATGTGTTGGTGTGACAGATTGTCTGGGGTCTCCAAAATATGTTCCGAGTGGTTATAGACTGGTTGAAGCTTCAGTAAGCCTAGGTAGTGGTGATAAGCGTTTCTTTTCTTCTCGAGAATTGCTTATGTGCTGGAAAGTTCATCGTCTTGCTGGACTTAATGTGAGGGTTTTAGATCCTGGGGAAGTTGATTGTCTGGGTGGATCACCGATATTGAGAGATAAGGAGCGAATTCTTGATGAGAGTGGTTTTGATTTTGCCCGCCCTGGATGCATTGTTGCGCTAAGGAGCGGCCTGCGGCGTGTTCGTTCTGTTATGCGGGTTGTTTATGCTGTCAGTGATGTGAATCGAGTGGCCCTAATTTTGGCTTCAATTGTCGGTCATGGGTTGCATCTTGAGGAGGGGTTTTTTATCGAAAAGCATCCTGATTCTTCTGTTAGATTTACTGTGAGAATCCTCAGGAGGGCCTCATGTGTTTCTTGGATAACAATGAATGCGAGCAAACATCTAGTTTCGCGGTATCTTCGCGTCTTAGATCCTACTTGGGCTCTATAG
- the ybeY gene encoding rRNA maturation RNase YbeY: MTGLLYLQNSSGYNDCYFKTESLVDFLYRTLFIDKGSYLGVSFITAAEMRDLKIKHFGVNEDSDVLSFPIDEIAPGSENSLVYGVLGDIVVCPETVMRQAVRHPFEHEIYLLVVHGFLHLLGFDHSDAPSKKEMFSLQAKLIEDFFALENLGTPSEEITITPDLRPSLGRI; encoded by the coding sequence GTGACAGGTTTGCTGTATCTGCAGAACAGCTCGGGGTACAACGATTGTTATTTTAAAACCGAATCTCTAGTTGATTTTCTCTACCGTACGTTATTCATAGACAAGGGCTCATATCTTGGTGTGAGTTTTATAACTGCAGCAGAAATGCGTGACTTAAAGATTAAGCATTTTGGGGTGAATGAGGATTCCGATGTTTTAAGTTTTCCAATCGATGAAATAGCCCCTGGCAGTGAAAATTCACTTGTCTATGGTGTCCTGGGTGATATCGTCGTCTGTCCAGAGACCGTAATGCGCCAGGCTGTGCGGCATCCATTTGAGCATGAAATCTATTTGCTCGTGGTACATGGTTTTTTGCATTTGCTCGGGTTTGATCACTCTGATGCGCCCTCTAAAAAGGAAATGTTTTCTCTCCAGGCAAAGCTCATAGAGGATTTTTTTGCCCTGGAGAATCTTGGAACGCCTTCTGAAGAGATTACAATAACCCCAGACCTTAGGCCTTCGCTTGGTCGTATCTAG
- a CDS encoding DnaJ C-terminal domain-containing protein produces MEDLYGILGVDHNASVDEIRRAYRRLARELHPDINPDSADRFKAVTHAYNILSDPEQRQRYDRHVSGGFSSDFNLSDLFQSFFDTSAEFQRGSDLLVNIDIDLKTAIYGGSQVVKIDSLVVCDVCNGTRSEPGYKAEVCFDCNGSGVVRGEVRTTLGNLITQNTCSKCRGNGERIDHPCRRCYGNGSRSAPRDITINIPPGVETGMRIKIPNMGNAGGAMPGDLYVDCKVKEHPYFLRDGQDLYCRLDISLVDALLGTKVKIDSLDGELAVVIPALSQNRDVIRIANKGAVTLRGGKGDLCIVLNVLLMQKLDPEHRALLKKIMPNPPKPKLAKRTSGFFSWLKNKFT; encoded by the coding sequence ATGGAAGATTTATATGGCATTCTTGGTGTTGACCATAATGCGAGTGTTGACGAAATAAGAAGAGCTTATAGGCGCCTTGCGCGTGAGTTGCATCCCGATATAAATCCGGATTCAGCTGATCGCTTTAAGGCTGTAACACATGCTTACAATATTTTGAGCGACCCTGAACAGCGTCAACGGTATGATCGGCATGTATCAGGTGGTTTTTCGTCTGATTTTAATCTGTCTGATCTATTCCAGAGTTTTTTTGATACATCTGCTGAATTTCAGAGAGGCTCTGATTTACTTGTCAATATTGATATTGACCTAAAAACAGCTATTTATGGCGGATCACAGGTTGTAAAGATCGACTCACTCGTTGTTTGTGATGTGTGTAATGGCACTCGGAGTGAGCCGGGATATAAGGCCGAGGTATGTTTTGACTGCAACGGTTCTGGTGTAGTCAGGGGTGAGGTAAGGACGACGCTTGGCAATTTGATTACCCAGAATACATGCTCGAAGTGCCGAGGTAATGGCGAGAGGATAGATCATCCCTGCAGGAGATGTTACGGTAACGGGAGCCGCAGTGCCCCCAGAGATATTACAATCAATATTCCCCCCGGGGTAGAAACCGGAATGAGAATAAAAATCCCGAATATGGGCAATGCCGGCGGGGCAATGCCAGGTGATTTATATGTTGATTGCAAGGTTAAAGAACATCCTTATTTTCTCCGTGACGGTCAGGATCTGTACTGCCGACTCGATATAAGCCTCGTTGACGCCTTACTTGGCACAAAGGTAAAAATTGACAGCTTAGATGGAGAGCTTGCTGTTGTTATTCCAGCTCTGAGTCAGAATAGGGATGTGATTCGGATTGCGAATAAAGGCGCAGTGACTCTGAGGGGGGGAAAGGGCGATCTTTGTATTGTTCTGAATGTATTGCTCATGCAGAAATTAGATCCAGAACACCGTGCGTTACTGAAAAAGATTATGCCTAACCCACCAAAACCGAAGCTTGCAAAGCGTACATCAGGATTTTTTTCGTGGCTGAAAAATAAGTTTACATAA
- a CDS encoding histidine triad nucleotide-binding protein — protein MTSIFTRIINREVPAEILFEDDEFICIEDIAPKAKIHYLVIAKHPWKDVTEAVRDDPLFVNKILAIAVRLTKDFGSQFRLIFNTGALVGQTVFHVHAHILSGEALGE, from the coding sequence ATGACGTCTATTTTTACAAGAATCATAAATCGTGAGGTTCCGGCAGAGATTCTTTTTGAGGATGATGAATTTATATGTATAGAGGATATTGCGCCAAAGGCGAAAATTCATTATCTTGTAATAGCGAAACATCCGTGGAAAGACGTAACAGAGGCGGTGCGTGATGACCCCCTCTTTGTGAATAAAATTCTTGCAATAGCGGTTAGGCTAACAAAGGATTTTGGCAGTCAGTTTAGGCTCATTTTCAATACCGGGGCCCTTGTCGGGCAGACTGTTTTTCATGTTCATGCCCACATATTGTCGGGTGAAGCACTGGGTGAGTGA
- a CDS encoding RelA/SpoT family protein yields the protein MHRSFVMKIANISLFSRLFSQYRTTGIDNILKVIAKHHPKADLSGVTLAYKIASECHKGQKRYSGEEYISHPVAVAEILSDLGMGPNGVSAGLLHDTVEDTDFTIDQVSETFGQEVALLVDGVTKLDRMKYGVNVQSESWRKMIVAISKDIRVLVIKLADRLHNARTWGFVPIESAKRKARETLEIYAPLSGRLGIQNIKTELEDLSFMVLEPKIYQEILELVNKRSPRREKLINEVRSGIDDELKLLRIRGKVSGRPKEIYSIYQKMVLRGHSFSDIQDLVAFRIVVPTLRDCYAVLGSMHTRWTPMQGRFKDYIATPKSNFYQSIHTTVMLDGGFPVEIQIRTPEMHRQAEFGIAAHWKYKEKLRSPTVAFRKTAALDHESVYISRIADWQESSDSNELLENMRYELSVKDIYVFTPAGKLVGLPAGSTPVDFAYAVHTEVGHRTVGAKVNSSMVSLDTPLSTGDVVEVLTIKSANYSPNKNWLEFVKSTRARNKIKSFFTKSRREEAIELGKNALLKCFRKRNVSVKYVQKRLPELLSSLRFSDINDVYRAVGEGRLKALAVVDTLSKLIHDTVEDETSPIQVIRTDKPATDKPANEPSVLVRGIHDILVRLARCCTPVPGDEIIGYVTRGTGVSVHIMSCGNISHMPEKDSRLVKVEWSRSAQTKPFRVSIQIDGLNRPDLINDITKVFSEYRINILSANLSTNQHRASNKFVCEAYDVSRLEKVMSEIRKIDSVYDCYRA from the coding sequence GTGCACAGGAGCTTTGTAATGAAAATAGCAAATATAAGTCTTTTCTCCAGGTTGTTTAGTCAGTATCGTACAACCGGCATAGATAATATTTTGAAAGTCATTGCAAAGCATCACCCAAAGGCTGATCTATCCGGGGTAACTCTGGCCTACAAAATTGCCAGTGAGTGTCATAAGGGTCAAAAGAGGTACTCTGGAGAAGAATATATTTCGCATCCAGTTGCGGTGGCGGAAATACTGTCAGATCTTGGAATGGGCCCAAATGGCGTTTCTGCTGGACTTTTGCATGACACCGTTGAGGATACTGATTTCACAATAGACCAAGTATCGGAAACTTTTGGCCAGGAAGTCGCTCTGTTAGTTGACGGGGTGACAAAGCTCGATCGCATGAAATACGGCGTAAATGTGCAGAGCGAGAGCTGGCGGAAGATGATTGTTGCGATTTCTAAGGACATAAGAGTTCTTGTTATAAAGCTTGCTGACAGACTGCATAATGCAAGAACTTGGGGTTTTGTTCCGATTGAATCGGCTAAGCGTAAGGCCCGTGAGACTTTGGAAATATATGCCCCATTATCTGGCAGACTCGGCATACAAAATATAAAAACTGAATTAGAAGATCTATCTTTTATGGTGCTTGAGCCAAAGATTTATCAGGAAATTTTGGAGCTTGTAAATAAACGCTCCCCCAGGCGAGAGAAACTTATAAATGAGGTTCGCTCGGGGATTGACGATGAATTGAAGCTTCTGAGAATTCGCGGTAAGGTATCGGGGAGGCCAAAGGAAATATATTCGATTTATCAAAAAATGGTCTTGCGCGGTCATAGTTTCTCAGACATACAAGACTTAGTAGCTTTCCGAATCGTGGTTCCTACTCTGCGTGATTGCTATGCAGTTTTGGGTAGTATGCACACACGGTGGACACCAATGCAGGGGAGATTTAAGGATTATATAGCAACCCCAAAGTCGAATTTTTATCAGTCAATACACACAACAGTTATGCTCGATGGGGGTTTTCCGGTAGAAATACAGATCAGAACCCCAGAAATGCATCGTCAGGCAGAATTTGGGATTGCTGCCCACTGGAAATACAAGGAAAAACTGCGATCTCCTACGGTTGCATTCAGAAAAACTGCGGCACTTGATCATGAGTCTGTCTATATCTCGCGCATAGCCGACTGGCAGGAAAGCAGTGATTCAAACGAGTTGCTCGAGAATATGCGCTATGAGTTGAGCGTAAAGGACATTTATGTTTTTACGCCTGCCGGCAAGCTTGTAGGACTTCCAGCAGGATCAACACCTGTTGATTTTGCCTATGCCGTACATACCGAAGTTGGGCACAGAACTGTTGGCGCAAAGGTTAATTCCAGTATGGTTTCACTGGACACACCGTTATCCACAGGCGATGTAGTAGAGGTACTGACGATTAAGTCTGCCAACTACTCTCCAAACAAAAACTGGCTTGAGTTTGTAAAAAGCACAAGGGCGAGAAATAAGATAAAAAGTTTCTTTACTAAAAGCCGGAGAGAAGAGGCAATTGAGCTGGGTAAAAACGCTCTTTTAAAATGCTTTAGAAAGCGCAATGTGTCCGTAAAATATGTTCAAAAGCGCCTACCCGAACTCCTGTCATCTCTGCGCTTTAGTGATATCAATGATGTCTACCGCGCTGTTGGCGAGGGAAGGCTTAAAGCCTTGGCCGTTGTTGACACCCTGTCCAAGCTGATTCATGACACCGTTGAGGATGAGACATCCCCGATACAGGTTATTAGAACAGACAAACCTGCAACAGACAAACCTGCAAACGAGCCATCTGTTCTGGTTCGGGGGATACATGATATCCTAGTGCGCCTTGCAAGGTGCTGCACACCAGTTCCCGGCGATGAGATTATCGGTTATGTCACGAGAGGTACGGGGGTTTCGGTTCACATCATGTCCTGCGGCAATATCTCACATATGCCGGAGAAAGATAGCAGGTTGGTCAAAGTTGAATGGAGCCGTAGCGCCCAGACAAAGCCATTCAGGGTGTCTATTCAAATTGATGGCCTAAACAGGCCCGACTTGATCAATGATATTACCAAGGTTTTTTCTGAATATCGTATAAATATCCTATCTGCTAATCTCTCAACAAATCAGCATAGGGCCAGTAATAAATTTGTATGCGAAGCCTATGACGTCTCGCGTTTGGAAAAGGTTATGTCTGAAATACGGAAAATAGACTCTGTATACGATTGTTATAGAGCCTAA
- the recO gene encoding DNA repair protein RecO, translating into MSGHYRDRAIVLRTKPLGEADRIITLFTRSNGTSDFVAKGIRRPKSRFGSSLEPFTVIDAFLYIGRGMDGVSQAEILASYGSRLVKSTESYIAANVIAETGRRLGIAGGSVQQFDLLHGAFSALSRGISSPEAICSSYLLRSMSAAGWRPALENCAKCLLPLVEYTIDISAGGLVCTSCSEHPVVNNKLCEYLLALREGDWPYINESDESLRGQARNFVFEYTQWHIDHPLKSLKIVAKSW; encoded by the coding sequence GTGAGCGGGCATTATCGTGACAGAGCTATTGTTCTTAGAACAAAACCACTGGGTGAAGCAGACAGGATCATTACCCTCTTTACACGGTCCAATGGAACATCGGATTTTGTTGCCAAGGGAATTAGGCGTCCTAAGTCTCGCTTTGGCTCTTCGCTTGAACCTTTTACCGTAATCGATGCTTTTTTGTACATCGGTCGTGGTATGGACGGTGTAAGTCAGGCAGAAATTCTGGCATCATATGGGTCGAGGCTTGTGAAAAGTACGGAATCTTATATTGCTGCAAATGTTATTGCAGAGACTGGGAGACGTCTCGGTATTGCCGGTGGGTCGGTTCAGCAGTTTGATCTTTTACACGGTGCCTTTTCAGCACTTTCGAGAGGAATTAGCTCGCCTGAGGCTATCTGCAGTTCATACCTTCTGCGTTCTATGTCTGCAGCGGGATGGCGGCCTGCGCTTGAAAATTGCGCCAAATGCCTTTTACCTCTCGTAGAGTACACAATAGATATTTCTGCAGGTGGTCTTGTTTGCACTTCTTGTTCAGAACATCCGGTGGTAAACAATAAGTTATGCGAGTATCTTTTGGCCTTGAGGGAGGGCGATTGGCCCTATATAAACGAGTCCGATGAGTCGCTTCGCGGACAGGCAAGAAACTTTGTCTTTGAGTATACGCAGTGGCATATTGATCATCCATTGAAAAGCCTAAAAATTGTTGCGAAGTCCTGGTGA